From a single Bacillus pumilus genomic region:
- a CDS encoding DinB family protein: METGKLSKTDITLSLQESIRELEELVEACDEHTLDQSLGEGKWSIKQIAGHLYDTEEVWSERIDQAISNDHTPFQSYDPEIYVKERGYERYNEQEIKALIKRLKERRNNTLQLLKKDTWEQSGLHPEEGMMSVQILAETIALHEQHHLDQIKAIMSMSER; the protein is encoded by the coding sequence ATGGAAACTGGAAAATTATCAAAAACAGATATTACTTTATCTCTTCAGGAGAGTATCCGTGAATTAGAAGAGCTAGTGGAGGCATGTGATGAGCACACGTTAGATCAATCTTTAGGAGAAGGCAAGTGGTCGATCAAGCAAATCGCAGGGCATCTGTATGATACAGAAGAAGTCTGGTCAGAGCGGATAGATCAGGCAATATCAAATGACCACACCCCTTTTCAATCGTATGATCCTGAAATATATGTGAAGGAAAGAGGGTATGAAAGGTATAACGAACAGGAGATCAAAGCTCTGATCAAACGGTTGAAAGAGAGAAGAAACAACACACTTCAGCTCTTAAAAAAGGATACATGGGAGCAATCGGGGCTTCATCCAGAAGAAGGGATGATGTCAGTGCAAATATTAGCTGAAACCATCGCCTTACATGAACAACATCATCTGGATCAAATCAAAGCCATCATGTCAATGAGTGAACGGTAG
- the namA gene encoding NADPH dehydrogenase NamA, whose amino-acid sequence MESKLFSPWTLKGVTLKNRIVMSPMCMYSSYDRDGKLQPFHFTHYISRAQGQAGLIMVEASAVSPEGRISDQDLGIWSDEHIEGFASLNEQIKAYGTKTAIQLAHAGRKAELDGDILAPSSIPFDEQSKTPVEMSVSQIKATVQAFQDAAVRAKKAGFDIIEIHGAHGYLINEFLSPLANHRTDEYGGSPENRYRFLREVVDAVNEVWEGPLFVRVSASDYTTKGLDIADYIGISTWLKEQGVDLIDVSSGAVVQAKINVFPGYQVTFAEKIKEGAGIQTGAVGLITSGVQAEEILRNQRADLIFIGREFLRDPYFPKTAAQDLRTTIEGPRQYDRAW is encoded by the coding sequence TTGGAATCAAAACTCTTTTCACCTTGGACATTAAAAGGTGTTACGCTAAAAAACCGCATCGTGATGTCCCCGATGTGTATGTATTCATCCTATGACCGTGATGGGAAGTTGCAGCCTTTCCACTTTACACATTATATTTCCCGTGCCCAAGGTCAGGCTGGCCTGATCATGGTGGAGGCAAGTGCCGTTTCTCCCGAGGGAAGAATTAGTGATCAGGATCTCGGTATTTGGAGTGATGAGCACATTGAAGGATTTGCTTCATTAAACGAACAAATCAAAGCATACGGAACCAAGACAGCCATCCAGCTGGCACATGCAGGGCGTAAGGCTGAACTCGATGGTGACATCCTTGCGCCATCAAGTATCCCATTTGATGAACAATCTAAAACTCCTGTCGAGATGTCTGTCAGTCAGATTAAAGCTACCGTTCAGGCGTTTCAAGATGCAGCTGTCCGGGCAAAAAAAGCCGGCTTTGACATCATTGAAATCCATGGGGCACATGGCTATTTGATCAATGAATTTCTTTCACCACTGGCGAATCATCGAACGGATGAATATGGCGGTTCACCAGAGAACCGTTATCGTTTCTTAAGAGAAGTCGTCGATGCAGTCAATGAAGTATGGGAAGGACCATTATTTGTCCGTGTATCTGCTTCTGATTACACGACAAAAGGACTTGATATTGCTGATTACATTGGCATTTCTACATGGCTGAAGGAACAGGGAGTAGACTTAATTGATGTCAGCTCAGGCGCTGTCGTACAAGCAAAAATCAACGTATTCCCTGGCTATCAAGTGACCTTCGCAGAAAAAATCAAAGAAGGTGCCGGTATTCAAACAGGTGCTGTTGGTCTGATCACATCTGGTGTACAGGCAGAAGAGATTTTACGAAATCAGCGAGCAGACTTAATTTTTATTGGTAGAGAATTCCTGCGGGATCCATACTTTCCAAAAACGGCTGCTCAAGACCTTCGTACAACGATCGAAGGCCCTCGTCAATATGATCGCGCTTGGTAA
- a CDS encoding SDR family NAD(P)-dependent oxidoreductase produces the protein MGRLTGKRIWITGASGGIGEKMAHLAAEEGAEIIISARRIEKLTGVKEKITSAGGVCRIVELDVSQLEDIDRAYQEVGAVDILVNNAGFGAFELVEDTSIEEMVSMFEVNVFGLIACTKKVIPEMKQRGNGHIINIASQAGKIATPKSAVYSASKHAVLGFSNSLRMELADLGIHVTTVNPGPIATDFFTIADRSGEYVKNVDFMILSADKVAGKVVSAMMTKKREINLPGWMNAGSKLYQLFPFLFEKAARKAMMKK, from the coding sequence ATGGGGCGATTAACAGGAAAGAGAATATGGATTACAGGCGCATCAGGAGGCATTGGTGAAAAAATGGCGCACTTGGCAGCAGAAGAAGGCGCAGAAATCATTATTTCCGCAAGACGTATCGAAAAGCTAACGGGTGTTAAAGAAAAAATTACGAGCGCTGGCGGGGTGTGTCGTATCGTGGAGCTGGATGTCAGCCAACTTGAAGACATTGATCGCGCGTATCAAGAAGTGGGTGCTGTTGATATTTTGGTTAACAATGCCGGTTTTGGTGCATTTGAGCTCGTTGAAGATACGTCTATTGAAGAAATGGTGTCGATGTTTGAAGTGAACGTGTTTGGTTTAATCGCCTGCACGAAAAAGGTCATTCCAGAGATGAAGCAGAGGGGAAATGGACATATTATCAATATTGCCTCTCAGGCAGGAAAAATTGCGACCCCGAAGTCCGCCGTTTATTCCGCTTCAAAGCATGCTGTCCTTGGATTTTCAAACAGTCTCAGAATGGAGCTGGCAGACCTCGGCATTCATGTCACAACGGTGAATCCAGGGCCGATTGCCACAGACTTCTTTACGATCGCCGATCGAAGCGGTGAATATGTGAAGAACGTTGATTTCATGATACTTAGTGCAGACAAGGTGGCAGGGAAGGTCGTATCTGCCATGATGACGAAAAAAAGAGAGATTAATCTGCCTGGATGGATGAATGCTGGCAGTAAATTGTATCAATTATTCCCATTTTTATTTGAAAAAGCAGCACGCAAAGCGATGATGAAAAAATAA
- a CDS encoding CoA-disulfide reductase, whose protein sequence is MKYVMIGGDAAGMSCAMQIYREDPDAHIVAFEKGEIFSYGQCGLPYLIGGLIDHHSKLIARSAETFREKYGIDARCLHEVTSIDPKQKTVSGHHTKTKEPFTESYDRLLIATGASPITLDLNKKTLGGIHVLKTIPHALSILDHLKKEITHVTIIGGGYIGLEMAENLKTLGKNVHIIQRGSTLGPGFDPDMAKHLKEEADANGIRVTLGETVQTLEGEFHVTAVQTDKQTIKTDMVIIAIGVTPQTSFLDKTGIKRLENGAIVVNEYMQTNVKDIYAAGDCAATYHRIKKSLDYIPLGTTANKQGRIAGFHMTGTNRAFQGVTGTAVMKFMSMTAGRTGLSEKEAAAADIPFSTVTIDSTDHAGYYPDAQKMKIKLIYRSDNETLLGAQIIGRNGVDKRIDVMATALYQELTITDLEDLDISYAPPFNSVWDPLQQAARRI, encoded by the coding sequence ATGAAATATGTGATGATTGGCGGAGATGCAGCAGGTATGAGCTGTGCTATGCAAATATATAGAGAGGATCCAGATGCACACATTGTTGCTTTTGAAAAAGGAGAGATTTTTTCATATGGACAGTGCGGCCTCCCCTACTTAATCGGCGGGCTCATTGATCATCACAGCAAGCTGATTGCACGCAGCGCTGAAACCTTTCGTGAGAAATATGGAATTGATGCCAGATGCTTACACGAAGTGACCTCCATTGATCCAAAGCAAAAAACGGTGTCAGGTCATCATACGAAAACAAAAGAACCATTTACGGAAAGCTATGACCGTCTCTTAATTGCCACAGGAGCAAGCCCCATTACTCTGGATTTAAACAAAAAGACGCTGGGCGGCATACACGTATTAAAAACCATTCCGCATGCGCTGTCCATATTAGACCATTTAAAAAAAGAGATCACACATGTCACCATTATAGGCGGCGGGTATATCGGCTTAGAAATGGCTGAAAATTTAAAAACGCTAGGGAAAAACGTACATATTATACAGCGGGGATCAACACTTGGTCCGGGCTTTGACCCCGATATGGCAAAACACCTCAAAGAAGAGGCAGATGCTAACGGCATTCGCGTAACGCTCGGGGAAACCGTGCAGACATTAGAGGGCGAATTTCATGTAACAGCTGTTCAAACAGACAAACAAACCATAAAAACGGATATGGTCATCATCGCCATCGGTGTCACGCCGCAAACATCCTTCTTAGACAAAACAGGAATTAAGCGGCTTGAAAATGGTGCCATTGTCGTCAATGAATACATGCAAACCAATGTAAAAGATATTTATGCTGCAGGGGATTGCGCAGCAACTTATCACCGTATCAAAAAATCACTCGATTATATTCCGCTCGGCACGACGGCGAATAAACAAGGAAGAATCGCTGGCTTTCATATGACGGGAACAAACCGGGCGTTTCAAGGCGTGACTGGAACAGCAGTCATGAAATTCATGAGCATGACAGCAGGGCGAACGGGCTTATCAGAAAAAGAAGCAGCAGCAGCTGACATTCCTTTTTCCACCGTCACGATTGACAGTACTGATCATGCTGGGTATTATCCTGATGCGCAGAAAATGAAAATCAAACTGATTTACAGAAGCGACAACGAAACCTTACTTGGTGCCCAAATCATCGGCAGAAACGGTGTAGATAAACGGATTGATGTGATGGCAACTGCTCTCTACCAAGAGCTGACTATAACAGATCTTGAAGATTTGGATATCAGCTATGCACCGCCATTTAACAGTGTATGGGACCCGCTTCAGCAAGCGGCAAGACGGATATAA
- the coaA gene encoding type I pantothenate kinase — protein sequence MSDTRLDFNTLYTRHTREAWSALGEYMPVSVSEEEARALQGLNDYLSLEEVRDIYIPLIRFLTLHVFAEKQKNQHVNAFLNYPHHAKIPFLIGIAGSVAVGKSTTARIIETLLSRLGDGLKVSLVTTDGFLYPQKELKDRGLMEKKGFPESYDVKALLSFLNELKSGKQTVHAPVYSHLTYDRLEGVYETVEDADIVIIEGINVLQSPALDDLKDEPRVFVSDFFDFSIYVDAAETQIQSWYKERFRLLRETAFQDPESFFHQYKDLTDEEADQMASTIWNTVNRPNLYQNILPTKYRADLILKKGDQHKVEEIAIRRV from the coding sequence TTGAGTGACACACGACTAGATTTTAATACCTTATATACACGTCATACAAGAGAGGCCTGGTCAGCTCTTGGAGAATATATGCCTGTATCTGTTTCAGAAGAGGAAGCGAGAGCACTTCAAGGATTAAATGACTATTTATCACTTGAAGAAGTTCGGGATATTTACATACCACTTATTCGTTTTCTAACACTGCATGTCTTTGCAGAGAAACAGAAAAACCAGCATGTGAATGCCTTTTTAAACTATCCGCATCATGCGAAAATTCCTTTTTTAATTGGGATTGCTGGAAGTGTGGCTGTCGGAAAAAGCACAACGGCTCGTATCATTGAAACGCTTTTATCGAGGCTTGGAGATGGCCTGAAAGTGAGTCTTGTGACAACGGATGGCTTTTTGTATCCTCAAAAAGAATTAAAGGATCGAGGGCTTATGGAAAAGAAAGGCTTCCCGGAAAGCTACGATGTGAAAGCCTTGTTGTCTTTTTTAAACGAATTAAAATCAGGCAAACAAACTGTGCATGCCCCTGTGTATTCCCATCTGACCTATGACCGGCTTGAAGGGGTATATGAAACAGTGGAGGATGCTGATATTGTCATCATTGAAGGAATCAATGTCCTGCAATCCCCAGCGCTGGATGATCTCAAGGATGAACCGCGTGTGTTTGTATCAGATTTCTTTGATTTTTCGATTTATGTAGACGCTGCTGAAACCCAAATTCAATCATGGTACAAAGAACGGTTCCGCTTGCTAAGGGAAACAGCTTTCCAAGACCCTGAATCCTTCTTTCATCAATATAAAGATTTGACGGATGAAGAGGCAGATCAGATGGCAAGTACGATTTGGAATACCGTCAATCGCCCTAATTTATATCAAAATATTTTACCGACAAAATATCGAGCTGATCTCATTTTGAAAAAAGGTGATCAGCATAAGGTGGAAGAGATTGCTATACGCCGTGTATAA
- a CDS encoding MDR family MFS transporter, with protein MKNNLRTLHPLSWTIIIGTIFGRMATSMSIPFLAVYLTQVKGASASSAGLIIAVSSLIGIVASFYGGYISDRIGRKKVMLLSIFGWSLVFVGFAFADAIWVFFIMNALNGLCRALFEPTSKALLSDVTPSSIRLFVFNLRYTAINIGVIFGPLLGLYLGSSKTTFPFLVAAFIYLLYGLTLAWQFQKHPIAAPESTKQIGVKKALSIIQKDTVFSIILIGVTLCSFGYSHLSSTLPQYLSASPMIEDGPKLFGYLLSLNAVVVIVVQYPLIMIAKRYSTILSLTTGNILLAGSLFAIAFSQSLGMLAFIIVVFTIGEVLLFAMMDLFVDNVAKPEVKGSYFGAMGFSQLGSVIGPFAGGLCIDYFGAAHPLAIFSVLSIITIAGVPFLLIGYYRLKKRSAAAVAVKVSGGH; from the coding sequence ATGAAAAATAACTTACGTACGTTACATCCACTTAGTTGGACGATCATCATCGGCACCATATTTGGCCGAATGGCGACGTCCATGAGCATTCCATTTTTGGCCGTTTATTTGACACAAGTCAAAGGTGCCTCAGCATCATCAGCTGGATTAATCATTGCCGTCAGCTCCCTTATTGGGATCGTTGCAAGTTTTTACGGCGGCTATATTTCTGACCGAATCGGAAGAAAAAAGGTGATGCTTCTCTCTATCTTCGGTTGGTCGCTTGTCTTTGTCGGCTTTGCATTTGCAGATGCCATTTGGGTCTTCTTTATCATGAACGCTTTGAACGGACTGTGCCGGGCACTGTTTGAACCAACATCTAAGGCGCTCTTATCGGATGTCACCCCGTCAAGTATTCGGCTGTTTGTGTTTAATTTACGGTATACAGCCATTAACATAGGTGTGATCTTCGGTCCGTTGCTTGGCCTATATCTCGGATCATCAAAAACAACCTTCCCATTTCTCGTCGCTGCCTTCATTTACTTGTTATACGGATTAACGCTGGCCTGGCAATTTCAGAAACATCCAATTGCTGCTCCAGAAAGCACGAAACAAATTGGTGTCAAAAAAGCCCTTTCCATTATCCAAAAAGATACAGTCTTTAGCATTATCCTTATCGGCGTTACCTTATGTTCATTCGGGTATTCACATTTGAGCTCAACACTGCCTCAATATTTATCCGCTTCGCCTATGATTGAGGATGGGCCGAAACTGTTTGGATATCTATTATCTTTAAATGCAGTTGTTGTCATTGTCGTACAATACCCGCTCATCATGATCGCCAAGCGCTACTCCACCATTTTGTCATTGACCACTGGAAATATTCTTCTTGCTGGCAGTTTGTTTGCCATTGCTTTTTCACAGAGTCTCGGAATGCTTGCTTTCATCATTGTCGTGTTTACAATTGGAGAGGTACTCCTGTTTGCGATGATGGATCTTTTTGTAGACAATGTGGCAAAGCCTGAAGTGAAGGGATCTTACTTTGGTGCGATGGGATTTTCTCAGCTCGGCAGCGTCATCGGTCCATTTGCCGGCGGACTGTGCATTGACTATTTTGGTGCAGCACATCCCCTCGCCATTTTTTCGGTCTTGTCGATCATCACCATCGCAGGTGTCCCGTTTTTACTCATTGGGTACTACCGCTTGAAAAAGCGATCGGCGGCTGCCGTCGCTGTAAAAGTAAGTGGAGGTCATTAA
- a CDS encoding YolD-like family protein yields MNPNKLTPGYNIMWESSRMMLPEHREQLLAQKRKKKEYTPPPLSTDQLEEMNFLITQSITEDQAICVTYAETGRKEQFWGWVKTIHYETQCIKIVNDEDVLSLSLQQIVAIDLD; encoded by the coding sequence ATGAATCCCAATAAATTAACACCAGGATACAACATCATGTGGGAATCAAGCCGAATGATGCTTCCAGAGCACAGGGAACAGCTGCTTGCTCAAAAACGGAAGAAAAAAGAATACACCCCTCCTCCGCTGAGTACCGATCAGCTGGAGGAAATGAATTTTTTGATCACACAGTCGATTACTGAGGATCAAGCGATTTGCGTTACATATGCAGAAACAGGTAGGAAAGAGCAGTTTTGGGGCTGGGTAAAAACCATTCACTATGAAACGCAGTGCATAAAAATCGTCAATGATGAAGATGTTCTGAGCCTGTCTTTACAGCAAATCGTCGCGATTGACCTTGATTAA
- a CDS encoding alpha/beta fold hydrolase, which translates to MNSAMIERMYHIDGQHFYTQHRQGKREATIIFEAGYGISGDTWSNIARDIDPELGVFLYDRLGNGKSSHSSEGRTLHDLADDLDALLEKANIHPPFLIVAHSFGSLVSRLWASRRGDDVIGMVLLDPASEEQEQVILPLLSKEERTSYMAQFTAECTHEDFQQMLNTIKEEQTHYGMMPLLVISSGKSRLFHPAHEAWLRLHKRMLSLSSQSGWIQAQNSSHYIHHDEPHIVQLAIYDVWCAAKQPVSYYQTAN; encoded by the coding sequence ATGAACTCGGCAATGATTGAAAGAATGTATCATATAGATGGGCAACACTTTTATACACAACATCGTCAAGGCAAAAGGGAGGCCACCATTATCTTTGAAGCAGGCTATGGCATTTCGGGTGATACATGGTCGAATATTGCCCGTGATATTGATCCCGAACTTGGGGTTTTCTTATATGATCGACTAGGAAATGGGAAGAGCAGTCACAGTAGTGAGGGAAGAACATTGCATGACCTTGCAGATGATTTAGATGCGCTGCTAGAAAAAGCCAATATTCACCCGCCCTTTCTGATTGTGGCTCACTCATTCGGCTCTCTTGTCAGCAGGTTATGGGCAAGCCGCAGAGGGGATGACGTCATTGGCATGGTGCTGTTAGACCCAGCAAGCGAGGAGCAAGAACAGGTCATCCTCCCGCTTTTATCAAAGGAAGAACGCACCTCATATATGGCACAATTCACAGCAGAATGTACGCATGAGGACTTTCAGCAAATGCTAAACACAATCAAGGAAGAGCAAACTCACTATGGGATGATGCCGCTCCTTGTCATTTCATCAGGTAAGAGTCGATTGTTTCATCCAGCGCATGAAGCTTGGCTCAGACTTCATAAACGGATGCTGTCTCTCTCATCCCAAAGCGGATGGATTCAGGCGCAGAACAGCTCGCACTATATTCATCATGATGAACCGCATATTGTACAGCTTGCAATCTATGATGTATGGTGCGCAGCCAAACAACCTGTTTCCTATTATCAAACTGCTAATTAA
- a CDS encoding MBL fold metallo-hydrolase, whose product MKEDIIQLSIPTPFAVGDVHAYVLKGEAVTLVDCGPMTEEAERAFVTQLQEHRLSIDDIDQVVLTHHHADHVGLLNLMKPHVRVIGHELNEPYISQDPVFKQRQIAFMDHFFQQLGVPLRQDECERIVKQSYTYSCTAHLDEIIKEGDRLNGHEHFFVMETPGHAQSHLSFLDDKTGQFIGGDLLLTTISSNPLMEAPYEGEERQKSLLQYKESLNRLLHLPIKTIYPGHGQLITSHHELIKERFKKQEKRANTMYQLLKQKEMTAFHLCRKLFPVLYEEALFLTMSETVGQLDVLLEAGQLEEVQKDGILYYRAN is encoded by the coding sequence GTGAAAGAAGACATCATTCAATTATCCATCCCTACACCGTTTGCTGTTGGGGATGTACATGCATATGTATTAAAAGGAGAGGCCGTGACCTTAGTGGACTGCGGACCGATGACAGAGGAGGCTGAACGTGCCTTTGTCACGCAATTACAGGAGCACCGTTTATCGATAGACGATATTGATCAAGTCGTGTTGACCCATCATCATGCTGATCATGTCGGTCTTTTAAATTTGATGAAACCTCATGTTCGTGTAATCGGACACGAGTTAAATGAGCCGTATATTAGCCAAGATCCAGTGTTTAAGCAGCGCCAAATTGCTTTTATGGACCATTTTTTTCAGCAGTTAGGTGTGCCGCTTCGTCAAGATGAATGTGAAAGAATCGTGAAGCAATCTTATACATATTCATGTACTGCACATCTAGATGAAATTATCAAAGAAGGAGACCGGTTGAACGGGCATGAGCACTTCTTTGTCATGGAAACACCGGGACATGCACAATCTCACCTTTCCTTTTTAGATGATAAAACGGGCCAATTCATCGGCGGAGACTTGCTTTTGACGACCATTTCCTCAAATCCGTTAATGGAAGCGCCCTATGAAGGGGAAGAGCGTCAAAAATCACTGCTTCAATATAAAGAATCACTCAATCGATTACTGCATTTGCCGATCAAGACGATTTATCCAGGACACGGTCAGCTCATCACGTCTCATCATGAATTGATTAAAGAAAGATTTAAGAAACAGGAAAAACGGGCAAATACGATGTACCAGCTGCTCAAACAAAAAGAAATGACTGCCTTTCATCTCTGCCGTAAGCTATTTCCAGTGCTCTATGAAGAGGCTCTATTTTTAACGATGTCGGAGACAGTTGGGCAGCTGGATGTCCTCTTAGAGGCTGGACAACTTGAAGAAGTGCAAAAAGACGGAATCCTCTATTATAGGGCAAACTAA
- a CDS encoding M20/M25/M40 family metallo-hydrolase, with translation MKWQTESELKELLVALMQYESISGTTGEVALAEYLYYLLRERPYFQRNPDHLALHPMKDGRYYLTALVKRSTLSRTVLLLSHFDVVDTEDYGEFQNMACKPEELMASFSQKSALLPKKAREDLDSGNWLFGRGAMDMKAGLTVQLSMLERAMKETFDGNVLLVTVPDEEVNSQGMLEAVPKLKELKEKHHLDYTACLNSEPMFEKYPGDEHLYMYTGSIGKVLAGFFCKGIETHVGEPFSGLNANFMVSELNRLLELNSDYCEEVDGEVTPPPTNLMQKDLKEAYSVQTPHTAVSLFNVLMMNRSSEELHGLLYGTAKRAAEQIEANLKEKTTEFQRFKPFTPIDMKITVLTYHELYQKATERSGKEEVERIVNYAFANRGELGDRDFSTKIVSELTTLCKEEGPLIILFYSPPFYPAVSSTEDPLIQTTLKKIQMEAKKGYGLDVEEVKYFPGLSDLSYLQLEKQNVGHYTTNMPLYQKGYSLPEGVQGALYVPVINVGPLGKDPHKWTERLHIPFSFGILPELLESTIHALLEKQ, from the coding sequence ATGAAATGGCAAACAGAGAGTGAACTAAAGGAACTTCTCGTAGCTCTTATGCAGTATGAAAGCATATCTGGTACAACTGGAGAAGTCGCATTAGCTGAATATTTATATTACTTACTGAGGGAGCGGCCTTATTTCCAGCGGAACCCCGATCATTTGGCTTTGCATCCGATGAAAGATGGCCGGTATTATTTAACGGCGCTTGTAAAGCGCAGCACGCTGTCTCGAACCGTTTTGCTGCTTAGTCATTTTGATGTCGTCGATACAGAAGATTACGGCGAATTTCAAAACATGGCATGCAAGCCTGAAGAGTTAATGGCGTCATTTTCTCAAAAAAGTGCACTTCTCCCAAAAAAGGCAAGAGAGGACCTAGATTCAGGCAACTGGTTGTTTGGAAGAGGTGCGATGGATATGAAAGCAGGTCTCACTGTGCAGCTTTCTATGCTGGAACGAGCGATGAAAGAGACATTTGATGGAAATGTCCTGCTCGTCACAGTCCCGGATGAAGAAGTGAATTCTCAAGGAATGCTTGAAGCTGTGCCGAAACTAAAGGAGCTGAAAGAAAAGCATCACCTTGACTATACCGCATGTTTAAACAGTGAACCCATGTTTGAAAAGTATCCAGGTGATGAGCACCTATATATGTATACAGGCAGTATAGGGAAGGTACTTGCTGGGTTTTTCTGCAAAGGAATCGAAACGCATGTAGGAGAGCCTTTCTCAGGCTTAAATGCGAATTTCATGGTATCTGAATTAAACAGATTGTTAGAGCTGAATAGTGATTATTGTGAGGAAGTAGACGGGGAAGTCACACCGCCTCCAACCAACTTGATGCAAAAGGATTTAAAAGAAGCCTATTCCGTTCAAACACCACACACAGCTGTTTCTTTATTTAATGTACTCATGATGAATCGTTCAAGTGAAGAACTGCACGGGCTTCTTTATGGCACTGCAAAACGAGCAGCAGAGCAAATCGAAGCCAATCTTAAAGAGAAAACAACTGAATTTCAGCGATTTAAACCTTTTACACCCATTGATATGAAGATTACGGTTCTCACATATCATGAGCTGTATCAAAAAGCTACTGAACGCTCAGGCAAAGAGGAGGTTGAGCGCATTGTGAACTATGCGTTCGCCAATCGAGGTGAGCTTGGAGATCGTGATTTTTCAACCAAAATCGTCTCTGAGCTGACGACGCTCTGTAAGGAAGAAGGGCCACTCATCATTCTATTTTATAGTCCGCCCTTTTATCCAGCGGTTTCCTCAACGGAAGATCCGCTTATTCAAACGACCTTAAAGAAGATTCAAATGGAGGCAAAAAAGGGGTATGGACTTGACGTAGAAGAAGTGAAATACTTCCCGGGATTGTCTGATTTAAGTTACTTACAGCTCGAAAAACAGAACGTAGGTCATTACACGACCAATATGCCACTTTACCAAAAAGGCTATTCCTTACCGGAAGGAGTACAGGGAGCACTTTACGTTCCAGTCATCAACGTGGGTCCATTAGGAAAGGACCCACACAAATGGACGGAGCGCCTGCACATCCCGTTCTCATTCGGCATTTTGCCAGAATTACTAGAATCAACGATTCATGCTTTGTTAGAGAAACAGTAA
- the proC gene encoding pyrroline-5-carboxylate reductase: MSKIGFIGAGSMAESMIKGLLKSGIMSNEDIIVTNKTNEKRLEELQRRYGVRTDFSRSFIYEEADILVFALKPKDAESGISDVRPHLHGQLIISILAGISIETIQHYAGEKTAVVRAMPNTSAAIQQSATGIAVSTEVTEDQKKKTIELFETIGHVTVLDESQLNAVTAIAGSGPAFIYHLIEGMERGASELGMDQATAKSLICQMIAGAANMLQSSGKEPAELRKEITSEGGTTEAGLNTLAAYQFEEAVVDCVKTATKRAAELNEMFSASTYK, translated from the coding sequence ATGAGTAAAATTGGATTTATTGGTGCAGGCTCGATGGCAGAGTCGATGATTAAAGGTTTATTAAAAAGCGGCATCATGTCAAATGAAGATATTATTGTCACAAACAAAACGAATGAAAAACGACTAGAAGAATTACAGAGGCGCTATGGGGTCAGAACGGATTTCTCGCGTTCTTTTATTTATGAAGAAGCAGATATTCTCGTATTTGCTTTAAAACCGAAAGATGCAGAAAGCGGAATATCTGATGTGCGACCTCATTTACATGGGCAGCTGATCATTTCAATTTTAGCAGGCATCTCCATTGAAACGATTCAACACTATGCGGGCGAGAAAACTGCAGTGGTTCGCGCGATGCCAAATACATCAGCAGCAATTCAGCAATCTGCAACAGGCATTGCCGTAAGTACTGAAGTGACAGAGGATCAAAAGAAAAAAACAATCGAGCTGTTTGAAACGATCGGTCATGTAACAGTATTAGATGAATCACAGCTGAATGCAGTCACAGCCATCGCAGGAAGCGGACCTGCCTTCATTTATCATTTGATTGAAGGAATGGAGCGAGGTGCCTCGGAGCTTGGGATGGATCAAGCAACAGCGAAATCACTCATCTGTCAGATGATTGCAGGCGCCGCCAACATGCTGCAAAGCAGCGGGAAAGAACCTGCCGAATTGCGCAAAGAAATCACAAGTGAAGGCGGAACGACAGAAGCTGGTCTGAACACACTTGCTGCCTATCAATTTGAGGAAGCCGTTGTCGATTGTGTGAAAACCGCAACAAAACGCGCAGCAGAATTAAACGAAATGTTTTCAGCAAGCACGTATAAATGA